The genomic window CGGTTGATGAGAATAATATTCTCGTCCTTCTCTTCTGGTAATCTTTCGAATAAAAAATCTTCTGCGAAATTCACGAGATCCGATTCCGATCTTAAACTAAAAACTTCGTCTTCTAAAGGCTTTGTAGGAACTCCAAAAACCTCTTCGATCGTGATCTCCTTGTCCGTAAAATCGGAAACAGGCTTCTTATAGAATGGGTAGAAGGCGCCCGGTCGGAACTTGACCCCGAAGACCCGGTTCCTTCCTTCTAAAGACTTGGTGAATTTACCGCTTACTACGCCGAAAATCTTAGTATTATCTTTTTCGAATACTAGATGTATTGTGGGATGAGGAAGATTCTCCTGGACCATAGGCCCCGACTCCCGCATGTCCCATCGAACAGACCAATAATGCTCCACATAAAAACTCAAAGAGTCTGAAGGAGCACTGAGGGTAAGGTTCCAATTCTCCCCCGCCATGGATCGAATGATGCCTCTTGGTTTTCTCAGATCCGTTTTCAATATAATCCTTCTTGCTTTGCTAAAAATACGGTACTTGTCGCGTTTTTACAATCTTTTTGTTTAGTAGATTGCTATTCTATTCTCAACAAATGCAAAGCACAACGCTTGCGCATTCTCAGGAGAATGAAATGGAAATCAGATATGAGATCTATATAGCCGCCCGACCGGAAGAAGTTTGGAAAATACTAGTATCGAAAGAAGAAAGCGGTAAGATCTTTCATGGCTGTGGGATCGAATCCGATTTTAAAGTAGGAAGTAAGTATGCTTATATCGGCCCTGGGATTGCAGGGGACAGAACCGTCCATGTAGAAGGAAAGATATTGGACATCGTACCGAACCAACTCTTGTCCACAAGCATGGTAGTGGGCTCCGTTTATGGAGCGCATTATGCAGATTTCGAATCCAGAACGATCTACAAATTAGAAGCTTTCGGAAAACTCACTCGTTTGATCCTGATCAACGATCAGATCAAAGAAGGGGATCCTTCGTATGAACGTTCTGCAGACGGAGGATGGGCCAGAGTCCTTTCCTCGATCAAGAGTTTAGCGGAAACAGGAAAACCTCTAGAACTTCCGATGGATTGAGAAATAAGAAGAAGGCCGAGCCTCTCGGCTTTTGAACTTCTTTAAACTTTTTCTAGCATCTTTCAGATCCGGTCGAGATTAACGATAGAGGCTCTATAAAGATCGAATGGGAAATGAAAGATGGAAGGGCGCCCGATTTGAAAAAAATGATTCTGAAATTGAAGGATCCAAAATAGTACTTTAGATAAAATGATTGTAACGGTTAATTCCCATCGAGTCTATAAAAGATCTTCAAGTTCTCATTTTCTCGAATCACATGTAAAAGAAACTCTGATTGCGGATCTTCTTTGAAGCGATATCTAAATTGCATGCAGCCAGGCCGATCTGCAACAGTCGAATATATATTTTGATTACAACCTTCTTTATCATATTTCCAACCGTTTGCAACGGCAGCTTTTTTAAAGATCGAATCGATCTTCTTAGAATTCCTTTGATTCTTTAAACTTATGGAAAACGTTCCCCATTCAGAAAAAATGTCCGCTTCTCTTTCAAAATACGTTACTTCTCCTTTCGTTATCCGAAAGATAAAATTAAATTCCGGACCGAGAATATCACGGCTTAGTTTTTCACGATCCGGAGGAGGATTCCAGACTTTCGGTTTCTCCTCACAACCGAAGGCGAATAGGAGCAATAGGCAAAGTATCCAATAATTCACTTTATTTAATATAATTCCGATCATGAGCTTTCCGAAAGATTCCTATAATACTAAATACAATTTCACTCGACATTCTTTGATCTAAAAAAGGATTTATATACCTTCTTACTCGCAAATCGACAAGGAGAGAGATCGAACATCGATAATTTTTCTGCGGATAAAGCATGAAATGATATCCACAAAGATTTTCCGATAAGCGGAGCTTTAAACTGAAAGAAGTTTATTTAAAGATGAAATGATTTGGTCAGCTAAGTAAATTTTTAAACTAAAGAAAGTTCTTCAAATTTCTTTAAATCGTCTTCTAAGATCTTTCGGATCCAATCCGGGATCGGAATAGAGATCTTATTACGATGATCGAAGGAAACCTGAACGGTCTTTGCCTTTGCAAATGTTTCCTTCGTTTCCACATGACGAATGATAGAAGTAAACTCCCAGGATTTATTTCCTATCTTCGAAACGCAGGTGCAGACCTCGATGGGATCCATCAATTCCACTGCTTTGATCAGATCCACTTCTATCCTTGCTAGCAAGAAAGGGACGTCGTAGATATTCTGGATCGAAAATCTTTTGGAACAATAGTCCACTCTTCCGATCTCGAGATAGGACATGTATCTAGCGTTATTGACGTGGGCGAAAGGATCCAAATCGTTCCATCGAGTTTGGATCGGAGTGATTACCATATTAGAATTGTTTTAAGAACCTTAGATTTCCGGAATGCAAATAACGGATATCATGGATCCCGTATCTCATCATGACCAGACGATCCAGTCCTAGTCCGAACGCGAATCCGGTCCATTCTTTCGGATCTAATCCGTTCAGCTTGAATACGTTCGGATGAACGAGTCCGCAAGGCATCAGCTCTAGCCAACCGGAATGTTTGCACACGGAGCATCCGCTTCCACCACAGACCTGGCAATTGATATCTAGTTCGAAGGCAGGCTCTACGAAAGGAAAGAATCCCGGACGAAGACGGGTCTTGACTTCTTTTTCAAAAACTTTGGAGAGTAGGACTTCCATAGTATAAAGCATATTTCCTGCGGAGATATCCTTACCTACTACCATTCCTTCTATCTGATAGAAGCTTGTCTCATGAGAGGCGTCCACTTCTTCATAACGAAAGACACGGCCGGGGCCTATGATCTTAAAAGGAGGTTTCAGTTTTCTTAATGCTCTTACTTGGATGGCGGATGTATGAGTCCTAAGTAGATTTCCGTCTTCGAGATAGAAAGTATCCTGCATATCTCTTGCTGGATGATCGTCGGTAAAATTCAAGGCGCCGAAATTATTGAAGTCTGTCTCTACTTCAGGCCCATCCCAGACCTCGAAGCCCATAGAGGTAAAGATATCCTCTATTTCATATTGTATTTTTGTAATAGGATGAAGAGTGCCGGGTTCTGCCTCGCCCAAGGGCCTAAGCACATCGAACCATTCCTTTTCGGATTGTTCTTTGAAGCTTTTTACTTTCAGATTTTCCCTAGTCTTAGCTACGATCTCCTCTAAGTTTCGGGAAAGATCGTTTGCCTTCTGGCCCACGGTCTTCTTCTCCTCAATGGAAAGAGACGCGAGGTTTTTCAGAACGGAAGTAAGCTTGCCCTTCTTGCCAAGATACTCGTTCTTGTTCTTATCCAGATCCGCCTCGTCTGCGGAAGATCCGATCAGACGATTGGCTTCTTCAAAGATCTTGTCTAATTCTTCCGATAGATTCATTTCCTGGACCCGACCAATTCCTTTAAGGAAGGATAAATACCGCCGAATGCCCCATTGGACATCGCCAAGATCAGGATTTTATCCTTCTCGAATTGGGGAAGGATTTTCTTAAGTCGATTCACCAGATCTTTAGGATCCTTGCAATAAAAAGGAAGCGTTCCCGAATGCTTTGGAAGCTTCAGGATCAGCTTTTTCACATCCAAGCGATTGTCTTTAGAGACCTTTTTCAGATTGAAGATCTCGGTGATCATTGTCACTGCCGAACCCTTGAATGCGAAGGAGTATTCTTTTTGGAAAACATTCCTGTGAGAAGTAGCGCTACGAGGTTCGAATAAACTAATGATCTTAAAGCCTGGGAATCTTTGTTTCACGGATTTGATCGTTTCTTCTACCGCCACAGGATGATGAGCGAAGTCCTCTATCAAAATACTTTTAGAAGACTCGAAGAGTATCTCCTGCCTTCTCTTGACTCCTGCAAATGTTTCCAATGCGTCTAAGAGTTTCTCTTTCGCATTCGGGATATTTTCCTTCTTTAGGATATCCTCGCAGACTCGGAGTGCGACTTCTGCATTTCTATAATTATGATTCCCGAAGAATCTAGGACGAAGCACCCTAGATCCCGAGAATAGATCACCCTTCTTCCAAGCAAGCTTGGAATCTTTTCTATTGAATTCAAAGGCCTCGGATTTCACGAACTTGGAGGCTTCTGCACAAATACGTTTTAAATTCGCAGCTCCGGACCAGTAATAAACCTTTCCGTTCCCGGGAACCAATCGGAGTAAACGGGAGAACATCGTCTCTATCTCGCCTATGTCCTTGAAGATATCCGCATGATCAAAATCTAATGCATTCAGGACCGCATATGTCGGACGATAATGCAGGAACTTAGATGCTTTATCGAAGAATGCAGTATCGTACTCGTCCCCTTCGATCACGAAGTATTTTCCATCCGTGAATTCAAATCCCGGGAATCCATCCTTTCTGATCCCACCCACAAAGAGACCCGGCTTTAGTCCTACTTCTTTCAGAAGATGATGGATCATAAATGTGGTCGTAGTCTTTCCGTGAGTTCCCGCTACTACTACAACCTTTTTGCCTGCGAGAATGTATTTCTCCAGAGCGGAAGACATGGACGCATATTCCAAACCGGAATTCAGTACTTCTTCGACTTCGGGATTTCCTCTGGAGATCGCATTGCCGATCACGATTAGATCTTTACCTTTGACTCTCTCCGCATCGAATCCTTCTGCATAAGGAATTCCCCACTCTTTCAACTTGTCGGACATGGGAGGATATACCCCCGCATCGGAGCCAGAAACCTCATGTCCCAGGCTTCTCAGCATAGAAGCTAAATTCCCCATGGCGATCCCGCCAATTCCGACAAGGTGGATTTTCAATTTAATATGGTCCTTATGATATTATAAACGAAAGTGAATACTAAAGAAATACTTAATAGATACGCCATTCCCACTAAGAAAAACAGGAGTGTCTCTTTGGAATCGACACCGCTGACCCGTTTCATTCCTACAAAACAAAGGTAGATCGAGTATAGGAAAGAGATCCCGATCAATCCGAGATTCAACGGACCAGGTAGGATCCAAAAAATCGCAGATGCGGAGAAGGGCAAGAATGCAACCGTCAATACATCTGCCGGAGGATAGCTTTCTCCTTTGACCCGATCTACTTTCTTATAGAACACTCTTAATACATCTAGTTGAGATACTACTAGGAGAACGACAGGATACAATAGGATAGAAGTAAAGACCCCGGAAAAAAGAGAAAACTCCACTTCGTCTGAAAAGAGCCAATCCAAAATGATCTTGAGCACATTCCCGGAGATCTTGGAGATAGGAGCAAGCGCCCAAAGTGCATAATGTAAACGTAATAGTTCTTTTCTTCCTAATAAGGAATCCCTTAAATACAGATCGAAGGCTTCCTGTGGAGCCTTGAATATCTTTTCCAATAAGGATAATTTGGATTTTTCCGTTTCCGTAAGCGGGTTCTGTGAATTGATGAGTATCATTGTTTCCTAGGAGCCGCTTTCTTCGGATTCTTTTTGGCAGGCTTCACTATTTGTTTAGCATCTTGGATCTTAGAAACCGCATGTTGGATCTTTAAAAGACTTTCTTCTACGATATAGAAAGGAGGCTCCTTAAAGCTTCCGTTCACAATTCGGACCACAGGGCTCAGTTTCTTTTCTCCGATCGTGGTTGGCATATGAAAACGGTATATGATCTCATTCCCGTCGGAAAGCAAAACCTTCAGGCTGGCTAAGGAGAATTCATTTTTATTCGAATCCGGAGCAAGAATAGTTCCCACACCGAAACCGGCTCCGTCCGCAGAATCCGGAAAAAGTTCGACTTTTAGACTGGTTACGGATCTGTACAATTCTTCTCCCAATCTTGGATCGATCAGGATGACTGCGCCGGAAAGCCTGCGCCAGAAGTTCTTTTTAATGTTCTTCTCTTCATAAGGAGTGTTGTCCACTCTGATGGATTTTCCGCTCTCATCTATGTATGAAATTTCTTTAATATACTCTTTATTTAGGCTCAGCAACGCCTTGAGCCTAAAATCGTCCGGACCTTTCTGGAATCTGTCGAATAGATAAGAGGAAACGGTCAACAAAACGGGAGAAGTCCCCGCATCTAATACGATCCGAGTAGAATTGGAGAAATGTTTCCTTCCGATCCGCAAAGTCCTGGATTGATTTCCGGAATAGATCACCAACTTCGGGGAATCTTCTCCCACATATAAGGAATCTTTAATAGAAATTCCTTGAGCTACAGGCTCTGTGCTTTTTACTCTAAAGACCCCGAAATCCCGGATGGTATTCTCCGAATTGTATCCACCTTCGAACTGGATATTCTTTCCCGTCTCCTGGTCCAGATTGGAAACTACAAAGAATTTTCCTCCTTTTCGGATCCCATCTTGGACCGAAATAGTAAAAGGCTTATTGAAGAATTTCTCATCCGTTTTCTCCAACCATTCTGAGCTGGGAGGAAAATACTCGACCCTATCGATCGGAAATTTCCAATACTGGATCTCGTTCACATCTTCCTTGTTCTCTTCAATCAAGAAGAAGGCTAGGAAAAGAAGAACTGCCGCGCCAGCGAGAAGATAAAGTTTATTTCTCATCTGATTCCCCGACCCTTCTTCTTCGCACCACATAGATGGATCCAAGTCCGGCGATCAGCCCCGGAAAGAGAAACATTCCTAAGATCCAAACCGCACGTTTCTGTCCGTCCGTTAAGGAAACGGTCTCAATTTCTTCTTTCTTAGGAGGGATCGCAGGTAGGCTGACGTCTTGGTACATCCAGGTAGAAGCCGCTCCCGCTAACTCATAGTTGGCGGCATAGGGAAGATACTGGTCCGTGATCCAGGAAGTTCCCGAGAAGATAACGGCCCTACCTTCTTCTTCCGATCTTGTTTCCGGAATAGAAGGAGCCTCATTTGCATCTTTGCTCTCTGCCGGAGGAAGTCCGATTTGGCTTGCGGATCTGAGAACTAAGGCAATCGGAACATTCTTCTTATCGTCGCCTGCGTCTTGTTTCCCATTTGAATTCGCATCTAAATAGGAGTCTCCGCCGGTTTCCAAAAGAATATAGGAATCCAGATCCTTCGCTTGCGGATCTTTAGGAGCCTTGGGTTCGAAATATCCGCCATATGGGAAAACGACTCCATTATCTTTCTTTGATAGAGATTCTTCGATCGCATGCTTGCGGAAAGATTTAGCTATCACGAGCCCGGGTTGGGAAGGGATCTGAGAGAGAGTCGCCTTTACGAAGGCATAACCGGCGCCTTCCAGTAGCCAGTCGAAGTTCTCTCCTCCTTTCTGCTCGATCGTGATCAGGAGCTTACCCTTCTTCTTTTTACAGAATTCTAATATAGCCGCGCGAGCTTCCGGGCCAAACGGAACGGTAGGGCCCGCAATCACTAGGAATTCTGCATCGTCCGGGATCTTAGGCGGCCAGTTGTTTTGGAATCCGAGCCCTTCTACCTTGAAATTCAAAAAGGAGAGTCCCGCAGTCAAACGGGTCAGCTTTTCATTGGGAAGATTTTGGAAGACCTGAGAGTAACGTTCTCCGTTTGATTGAGTGAAATAGACTTTTCTTTCTTTGGTAGTTATATTCGTGAACGCTTGTACCAATTTTCTTTCCAAGTCTTCCAACTCGGACTTATCTTTCACACTTACTTTTTGTTCCGGATAAGGACCCTTTGTACTTCCACTCTTACGATAACGAAGAAGTATATTTCCGTTAGAGACCTGTCCGAAATCTGCGAGTTCATCCAGTTCCACATCCGCATTGATGAACTTCACCTTAAATCCCGGATGAATAGAACCCAATTGACCGAGTAAGATCTCCAGATCGGGACGTATTCT from Leptospira langatensis includes these protein-coding regions:
- a CDS encoding helix-turn-helix domain-containing protein codes for the protein MKTDLRKPRGIIRSMAGENWNLTLSAPSDSLSFYVEHYWSVRWDMRESGPMVQENLPHPTIHLVFEKDNTKIFGVVSGKFTKSLEGRNRVFGVKFRPGAFYPFYKKPVSDFTDKEITIEEVFGVPTKPLEDEVFSLRSESDLVNFAEDFLFERLPEEKDENIILINRLVERVIEDRSILKVEDLSKMFGLGIRNLQRMFNQYVGVSPKWVINRYRMHEVLERITEEVDWAQFALDLGYFDQAHFIKDFKRMVGKSPEEYSKSIHSTQFT
- a CDS encoding SRPBCC domain-containing protein, whose translation is MEIRYEIYIAARPEEVWKILVSKEESGKIFHGCGIESDFKVGSKYAYIGPGIAGDRTVHVEGKILDIVPNQLLSTSMVVGSVYGAHYADFESRTIYKLEAFGKLTRLILINDQIKEGDPSYERSADGGWARVLSSIKSLAETGKPLELPMD
- a CDS encoding acyl-CoA thioesterase yields the protein MVITPIQTRWNDLDPFAHVNNARYMSYLEIGRVDYCSKRFSIQNIYDVPFLLARIEVDLIKAVELMDPIEVCTCVSKIGNKSWEFTSIIRHVETKETFAKAKTVQVSFDHRNKISIPIPDWIRKILEDDLKKFEELSLV
- the pheS gene encoding phenylalanine--tRNA ligase subunit alpha produces the protein MNLSEELDKIFEEANRLIGSSADEADLDKNKNEYLGKKGKLTSVLKNLASLSIEEKKTVGQKANDLSRNLEEIVAKTRENLKVKSFKEQSEKEWFDVLRPLGEAEPGTLHPITKIQYEIEDIFTSMGFEVWDGPEVETDFNNFGALNFTDDHPARDMQDTFYLEDGNLLRTHTSAIQVRALRKLKPPFKIIGPGRVFRYEEVDASHETSFYQIEGMVVGKDISAGNMLYTMEVLLSKVFEKEVKTRLRPGFFPFVEPAFELDINCQVCGGSGCSVCKHSGWLELMPCGLVHPNVFKLNGLDPKEWTGFAFGLGLDRLVMMRYGIHDIRYLHSGNLRFLKQF
- a CDS encoding UDP-N-acetylmuramate--L-alanine ligase; this translates as MKIHLVGIGGIAMGNLASMLRSLGHEVSGSDAGVYPPMSDKLKEWGIPYAEGFDAERVKGKDLIVIGNAISRGNPEVEEVLNSGLEYASMSSALEKYILAGKKVVVVAGTHGKTTTTFMIHHLLKEVGLKPGLFVGGIRKDGFPGFEFTDGKYFVIEGDEYDTAFFDKASKFLHYRPTYAVLNALDFDHADIFKDIGEIETMFSRLLRLVPGNGKVYYWSGAANLKRICAEASKFVKSEAFEFNRKDSKLAWKKGDLFSGSRVLRPRFFGNHNYRNAEVALRVCEDILKKENIPNAKEKLLDALETFAGVKRRQEILFESSKSILIEDFAHHPVAVEETIKSVKQRFPGFKIISLFEPRSATSHRNVFQKEYSFAFKGSAVTMITEIFNLKKVSKDNRLDVKKLILKLPKHSGTLPFYCKDPKDLVNRLKKILPQFEKDKILILAMSNGAFGGIYPSLKELVGSRK
- a CDS encoding DUF4340 domain-containing protein, translated to MRNKLYLLAGAAVLLFLAFFLIEENKEDVNEIQYWKFPIDRVEYFPPSSEWLEKTDEKFFNKPFTISVQDGIRKGGKFFVVSNLDQETGKNIQFEGGYNSENTIRDFGVFRVKSTEPVAQGISIKDSLYVGEDSPKLVIYSGNQSRTLRIGRKHFSNSTRIVLDAGTSPVLLTVSSYLFDRFQKGPDDFRLKALLSLNKEYIKEISYIDESGKSIRVDNTPYEEKNIKKNFWRRLSGAVILIDPRLGEELYRSVTSLKVELFPDSADGAGFGVGTILAPDSNKNEFSLASLKVLLSDGNEIIYRFHMPTTIGEKKLSPVVRIVNGSFKEPPFYIVEESLLKIQHAVSKIQDAKQIVKPAKKNPKKAAPRKQ
- a CDS encoding Gldg family protein, with protein sequence MKNQLTHRILSWASIAFLLLFFPIYDSFSSSGVRWLLSLVVLITIFSSGALSYLGFKKGEKETNLLISSGLGVFALGIYFLRIYLEDLTLQKAGTSPVWVDSLREVLLVFLVLSVLGSVFLGILREWERSSFESQSSLKGRKQSLVRDFFLGTGILLLLLIVANYISVIRNRNFDLSSQGVFSFSPEAKKILKQIPDGGEVDVVAFYPRPLENAPSSDKSAALALRRIRPDLEILLGQLGSIHPGFKVKFINADVELDELADFGQVSNGNILLRYRKSGSTKGPYPEQKVSVKDKSELEDLERKLVQAFTNITTKERKVYFTQSNGERYSQVFQNLPNEKLTRLTAGLSFLNFKVEGLGFQNNWPPKIPDDAEFLVIAGPTVPFGPEARAAILEFCKKKKGKLLITIEQKGGENFDWLLEGAGYAFVKATLSQIPSQPGLVIAKSFRKHAIEESLSKKDNGVVFPYGGYFEPKAPKDPQAKDLDSYILLETGGDSYLDANSNGKQDAGDDKKNVPIALVLRSASQIGLPPAESKDANEAPSIPETRSEEEGRAVIFSGTSWITDQYLPYAANYELAGAASTWMYQDVSLPAIPPKKEEIETVSLTDGQKRAVWILGMFLFPGLIAGLGSIYVVRRRRVGESDEK